One genomic window of Bradyrhizobium sp. CCGE-LA001 includes the following:
- a CDS encoding AI-2E family transporter codes for MAELAPASPQRTPAVRAASSPMLTAGGIVLAIGALYLGREIFVPFALAILLSFILTPLVNWLRRSKVPRIAAVLIAVSIAFVVVAGIALVVGRQLVQLASNLPNYQTTITEKIRSLQSSAPGGGVVDAVTTTMQDLGREISGDEKKPGSTPSRLGAGGESREPVTVRMEPPQPRPLELIRSVIGPLLAPLATSGLVVIFVIFVLLEREDLRDRFIKLAGAGDLQKSTQAINDAASRVSRYLLMQLVVNLTYGVPIGVALYFVGVPNAILWGLLAAVLRFIPYLGPFIAAIFPAALAIAVDPGWTMLFWVVGLFLTAELVSNNVIEPWLYGSSTGLSSLAIIIAAIFWTMLWGPVGLFLATPLTVCLVVIGRYVPQLEFLGILLGSDPVLAPEEQLYQRLLAGNLEEAVEFAENYVDECSSRELYDNVGIPALRLAENDRQRSSIDTNYRRLVADTAISVVREVDDHIREKASAVSEDSHSAQRPCVLCLAGRTELDHAAAEMLAQVLEEHSIGAKVLPPIVVSRGALEQLDLQGVDVVCLSYFHPQPQVYARYVFRRLRRRAPQVKLAACCWNLIAGTEQTGELKTQMAADAAFASLQACVEQVEAWVGRAAALGETPQLTADAERAQLAALRGLGLDASKRQDLEEASRKVAQAFNVPIALVTLVDNIQPTAAADSRAQDVQAGLQGNHEGSLDAHVIAADDMLVSEDINEDPRFADDPHVLERGIRFYAGVPLRTSSGHVVGCLCVIDTQPREFTDRDRDRLQEMANQLMVDIQSDRATPGGEQDRSREVHPAP; via the coding sequence ATGGCCGAGTTGGCCCCGGCGTCGCCGCAACGAACACCGGCCGTGCGAGCTGCGTCCTCGCCCATGCTCACGGCCGGCGGCATCGTCCTGGCCATCGGAGCCCTCTATCTCGGCCGGGAAATCTTCGTTCCTTTTGCTCTTGCGATCCTGCTGAGCTTCATTCTCACGCCCTTGGTCAATTGGCTAAGGCGATCGAAGGTGCCCCGCATTGCAGCGGTACTGATCGCCGTTTCCATTGCTTTTGTCGTCGTCGCCGGGATCGCCTTGGTCGTTGGGCGCCAACTGGTCCAGCTCGCCAGCAACCTTCCCAATTATCAGACCACCATCACGGAGAAGATCCGCTCCTTGCAGAGCTCTGCGCCTGGCGGCGGGGTCGTCGACGCCGTCACCACGACGATGCAGGATCTCGGCAGAGAGATCTCGGGAGACGAGAAAAAGCCGGGGAGCACGCCGTCCCGGCTTGGCGCCGGCGGTGAGAGTCGGGAGCCCGTTACCGTACGGATGGAGCCACCACAGCCGAGACCGCTGGAGCTCATTCGCTCTGTCATAGGGCCTTTGCTGGCGCCGCTGGCGACCTCCGGGCTGGTTGTCATCTTCGTGATCTTCGTGCTGCTCGAGCGCGAGGACCTGCGCGATCGATTCATTAAATTGGCAGGAGCCGGCGACCTCCAGAAGAGCACTCAGGCCATCAACGATGCTGCGTCCCGGGTCAGTCGCTATCTGCTGATGCAGCTCGTTGTCAATTTGACTTACGGCGTGCCGATCGGTGTTGCACTCTATTTTGTTGGCGTCCCCAACGCGATTCTTTGGGGCCTGCTCGCAGCGGTACTCCGGTTCATTCCCTATCTCGGTCCTTTTATCGCGGCGATATTTCCTGCTGCCCTGGCCATCGCCGTCGATCCGGGCTGGACGATGCTGTTCTGGGTCGTCGGTCTGTTCCTCACCGCTGAACTCGTCAGTAACAATGTCATCGAGCCTTGGCTCTACGGGTCCAGCACCGGGCTGTCATCTCTTGCGATCATCATCGCCGCGATCTTCTGGACGATGCTGTGGGGGCCCGTCGGGCTGTTTCTGGCGACACCTTTGACCGTCTGCCTCGTCGTCATTGGGCGCTACGTCCCGCAGTTGGAGTTCTTGGGCATACTTCTCGGCAGCGACCCTGTGCTTGCGCCGGAGGAGCAACTCTACCAGCGCCTATTGGCCGGCAATCTGGAGGAGGCGGTTGAGTTCGCCGAGAACTATGTCGACGAGTGTTCCTCGCGTGAGCTGTACGATAACGTCGGAATTCCGGCGCTGCGCTTGGCGGAGAACGATCGTCAGCGCAGCAGCATCGATACCAACTACCGTCGTCTGGTCGCGGATACCGCTATCTCGGTTGTGCGGGAGGTTGACGACCATATCCGCGAGAAAGCGTCTGCAGTGTCAGAGGACAGTCACTCGGCGCAGCGACCATGCGTCCTCTGTCTCGCAGGACGCACGGAGCTCGATCATGCGGCGGCGGAGATGCTCGCGCAGGTGCTCGAGGAGCACAGCATCGGTGCCAAGGTCCTGCCGCCGATCGTGGTCAGTCGGGGAGCATTGGAGCAGCTCGATCTCCAGGGGGTCGACGTGGTGTGCCTGTCCTACTTTCACCCGCAGCCGCAGGTCTATGCCCGCTATGTCTTTCGTCGCCTGCGCCGTCGGGCCCCCCAGGTGAAGCTGGCTGCCTGTTGCTGGAATTTGATCGCCGGAACGGAACAGACGGGAGAGCTCAAGACTCAGATGGCCGCCGACGCGGCTTTCGCCTCTCTCCAGGCTTGTGTCGAGCAGGTCGAAGCATGGGTCGGTCGCGCGGCAGCTCTGGGCGAGACGCCCCAGCTCACGGCCGACGCCGAACGTGCGCAGCTCGCAGCGTTGCGCGGCCTGGGCTTGGACGCCTCGAAACGCCAGGACCTTGAGGAGGCGTCCAGAAAGGTCGCGCAGGCGTTCAACGTTCCGATCGCGCTGGTGACATTGGTCGACAATATCCAGCCAACCGCCGCCGCTGACAGCCGCGCCCAAGACGTTCAAGCAGGTCTGCAGGGCAATCACGAGGGCTCCCTCGACGCGCATGTGATCGCTGCAGACGATATGCTGGTCTCGGAGGATATCAACGAGGACCCGCGCTTCGCCGATGATCCGCATGTCTTGGAGAGGGGCATTCGCTTCTATGCGGGAGTCCCGCTACGGACTTCATCCGGTCATGTCGTAGGCTGCCTTTGTGTCATCGACACTCAGCCGCGGGAGTTCACCGACCGAGATCGTGACCGCCTGCAGGAGATGGCGAACCAATTGATGGTCGATATCCAGAGCGATCGAGCGACCCCAGGCGGCGAGCAGGATCGCTCGAGAGAGGTGCATCCCGCCCCCTAG
- a CDS encoding lytic murein transglycosylase, with product MVQNRFLIAAAALLACSATATAQMLPPPARPAATKATPPSSRAASCHNGASFERFLADVKQQAVAEGVSQRALAEAAPYLTYDQSIVNRDRGQRVFGQVFTEFSRNRASEGAARNAQARIKMHAAAFARAEKEYGVPPAVIAAFWGLESSFGAELGKLHTLPSLVSLAYDCRRSEMFQKETIAALKIIDRGDLSPSEMIGSWAGELGQTQFLPTHYFNYAVDYDGDGHRDLLRSAPDVIGSTANYIATGLKWRRGEPWLQEVRAPTNFPWDQADLTIKLPRAKFAQLGVIYPDGRPLPNDELPASLLLPMGRTGPAFLAYANFAAYTEWNNSLIYSTTAAYLASRIAGAAPMRQPAVPVVQLPLNELKELQQHLVRAGFNVGKVDGVMGQLSRTAVKAMQIKYGLPADSWPTAELLARMRGSTAQVQPAATVR from the coding sequence ATGGTCCAGAACCGATTTCTGATCGCTGCCGCCGCGCTTCTCGCGTGCTCTGCCACCGCCACCGCCCAGATGCTTCCGCCCCCCGCAAGGCCCGCAGCGACCAAAGCGACACCCCCCTCGTCGCGGGCCGCTTCGTGCCACAACGGCGCGAGCTTCGAGCGTTTCCTGGCCGACGTGAAGCAGCAGGCCGTCGCCGAGGGTGTGTCGCAGCGTGCGCTCGCCGAAGCTGCGCCATACCTCACCTACGACCAGAGCATCGTCAACCGCGACCGTGGCCAGCGCGTGTTCGGCCAAGTGTTCACCGAATTCTCGCGCAACCGGGCGTCGGAGGGAGCGGCCAGGAACGCTCAGGCACGCATCAAGATGCATGCGGCGGCGTTCGCCCGCGCCGAGAAGGAATATGGCGTGCCGCCGGCGGTCATCGCCGCGTTCTGGGGACTGGAGAGCAGCTTTGGCGCCGAGCTCGGCAAGCTGCATACGCTGCCGTCGTTGGTGTCGTTGGCCTATGACTGCCGCCGCTCCGAGATGTTTCAGAAGGAAACCATCGCGGCGCTCAAGATCATCGACCGCGGCGATCTCTCACCATCCGAGATGATCGGCTCCTGGGCGGGCGAGCTCGGGCAGACGCAGTTTTTGCCCACGCATTACTTCAACTATGCGGTGGACTATGATGGCGACGGCCATCGCGACCTGTTGCGCAGCGCGCCCGACGTGATCGGCTCGACCGCGAACTACATCGCTACCGGACTGAAGTGGCGGCGTGGCGAGCCATGGCTGCAGGAAGTGCGCGCGCCCACGAACTTTCCGTGGGACCAGGCCGACCTGACGATCAAGCTGCCGCGCGCGAAATTCGCGCAACTCGGCGTCATCTATCCCGATGGCCGGCCGCTGCCGAATGACGAACTGCCCGCCTCTCTGTTGTTGCCGATGGGTCGCACCGGGCCAGCATTTCTCGCCTATGCCAATTTCGCGGCGTACACCGAGTGGAACAACTCGCTGATCTATTCGACCACCGCAGCCTATCTCGCCAGCCGCATCGCCGGCGCCGCGCCGATGCGGCAGCCCGCCGTGCCGGTTGTGCAACTGCCGCTCAACGAACTGAAGGAGTTGCAGCAGCATCTCGTCCGCGCCGGCTTCAATGTCGGCAAGGTCGATGGCGTGATGGGACAATTGAGCCGCACGGCAGTGAAGGCGATGCAGATCAAGTACGGCCTGCCGGCGGATTCCTGGCCGACCGCGGAGCTGCTCGCGCGCATGCGGGGCAGCACGGCCCAGGTGCAGCCGGCGGCCACGGTCCGGTAG
- a CDS encoding DUF1993 domain-containing protein: MSFYDAVVPAYLQMLNSLTGLLTKAEAHCAARKIDPSVLLGSRLFPDMLPLSRQVQLVSDFAAKGCARLTHSEVPSTPDTETSFAELKLRLAKTIDYVKSFKPEQFEGAESKDVTFPAGPDKSITLKGQQFLSAFSLPNFYFHAATAHGILRHNGVEIGKRDFMGAN; encoded by the coding sequence ATGTCCTTCTACGACGCGGTCGTCCCCGCCTATCTGCAAATGCTGAACAGCCTCACCGGCCTGCTCACCAAAGCCGAGGCGCATTGCGCGGCCAGGAAGATCGACCCGAGCGTCCTGCTCGGCTCCCGCCTCTTCCCGGACATGCTGCCGCTGTCGAGGCAGGTCCAGCTCGTCAGCGATTTCGCCGCCAAAGGCTGTGCCCGTCTGACGCACAGCGAGGTGCCCTCCACCCCCGACACCGAGACCAGCTTCGCCGAATTGAAGCTGCGGCTGGCGAAGACCATCGACTACGTGAAGTCGTTCAAGCCCGAGCAGTTCGAAGGCGCCGAGAGCAAGGACGTCACCTTCCCGGCCGGCCCCGACAAATCCATCACCCTGAAGGGCCAGCAATTCCTGAGCGCGTTCTCGCTGCCGAACTTCTATTTCCACGCCGCCACCGCCCACGGCATTTTACGCCACAACGGCGTCGAGATCGGCAAGCGGGACTTCATGGGCGCGAATTGA
- a CDS encoding alkene reductase, with amino-acid sequence MSRPTKLFETYKLGPITLANRLVMAPLTRNRAVPGTFVPGALAADYYGQRASAGLLITEASQVSQQGQGYQDTPGIYSKDQVAGWRKVTDRVHERGGKIFIQLWHVGRISHVDLQANGAAPVAPSAIRAKGKTFVNGGFADVSEPRALELSEIPDIIDDFKRATKNALEAGFDGVEIHGANGYLLEQFAKDGANKRTDAYGGSIENRARLMLEVSKTVVAEAGADRTGIRISPVTPANDISDSNPQALYDHIVDGLSALKLAYLHVVEGATGGPRDIAPFDYASLRKRFGGAYVANNGYDFDLASKVLDANAADLIAFGKPFISNPDLVERLKQGAPLNDWDKTTFYGGSAKGYTDYPTLAAEPAE; translated from the coding sequence ATGAGCCGTCCGACCAAACTGTTTGAGACCTACAAGCTCGGCCCGATCACGCTGGCCAATCGCCTCGTCATGGCGCCGCTGACGCGCAACCGCGCCGTGCCCGGCACGTTCGTGCCCGGTGCGCTCGCGGCGGACTATTACGGCCAGCGCGCTTCCGCAGGACTTCTGATCACCGAAGCGAGCCAGGTCTCGCAGCAGGGCCAGGGCTATCAGGACACGCCCGGCATCTATTCAAAGGACCAGGTCGCAGGCTGGCGCAAGGTCACCGATCGCGTCCATGAGCGCGGTGGCAAGATCTTCATCCAGCTCTGGCATGTCGGCCGCATCTCCCATGTCGACCTCCAGGCCAATGGCGCAGCCCCCGTGGCGCCGAGCGCGATCCGCGCCAAGGGCAAGACCTTCGTGAACGGCGGCTTCGCCGACGTCTCCGAGCCGCGCGCGCTCGAGCTCTCCGAAATCCCTGATATCATCGACGACTTCAAGCGTGCGACGAAGAATGCGCTCGAAGCCGGCTTCGACGGTGTCGAGATTCATGGTGCCAACGGCTATCTGCTCGAGCAGTTCGCCAAGGACGGCGCCAACAAGCGCACGGACGCCTATGGCGGCTCGATCGAAAACCGCGCACGGCTGATGCTCGAGGTCTCCAAGACCGTCGTCGCCGAGGCCGGCGCCGACCGCACCGGCATCCGCATCTCGCCCGTGACGCCAGCCAACGACATCTCGGATTCCAACCCGCAGGCGCTGTACGATCACATCGTCGACGGCCTTAGCGCGCTCAAGCTCGCCTATCTCCACGTCGTCGAAGGCGCCACCGGTGGCCCGCGCGACATCGCCCCGTTCGACTATGCGTCCCTGCGCAAGCGCTTCGGCGGCGCCTACGTCGCCAACAACGGCTACGATTTCGATCTCGCCAGCAAGGTGCTGGACGCCAACGCGGCCGATCTCATCGCCTTCGGCAAGCCCTTCATCTCTAACCCCGACCTCGTCGAGCGGCTGAAGCAGGGCGCACCGCTGAACGATTGGGACAAGACCACGTTCTACGGCGGCAGCGCGAAGGGGTATACCGACTATCCAACGCTCGCGGCTGAGCCGGCGGAGTAA